GGTTGTAGCGGCCGCCCCCTTCCAGGACCTTTTCTAGCCCTGCGGCCAGGGCCATGATGGTCTTGCCGGTGCCGGCCCTGCCCACCAGGGTTACCACCTGGACATTGTCATCCAACAGCAAATCCAGGGCGAATTTTTGCTCCTTGTTCAGAGCCTTAATGCCGTAAACCGCTTTGCCGTCATGCGACAGTTTATGGAGCCGGCGGTTGCAATACCGGGCCAAGGCGGACTTGGAGGAAGATTCGCTCAACTTCAGGATACAGAACTGATGGGGGTGGAGTTCGGCCTGGTCATAATCCAGGGAGCCCTCCTGATAGAAACGGTCGATATCCGCGGGAGCCAGATATAATTCCCTGACCCCGCTGTATAATTGATGATAATCCACCTTGTCGCTGTAAAAATCTTCGCAGGTTACCCCCAAGACATCGGCTTTGATGCGCAGATTTAAATCTTTGGTCACCAAGATGACCGGGTTGTCGCCATTCTTGCCGAGAGAATAGGCCAAGGCCAGAATCCTATTGTCCACGCTGGTTAAATCAATGCCATTCAGTGGATTGTGGGAGTTATGACCGTTGATCTCAATGCGCAGCGACCCGCCATTGATGAGCTCCACGCCTTCTGACAAGCGTCCCAGTAACCTTAATTCATCTAATTTTCGAGATACTTCTCGGGCGTTTCTACCGACTTCATCACTTCTTCGTTTAATACGATCCAACTCTTCTACTACTGAAAGGGTCAACACTATAGCATTATCTTCAAAAGAGAATAATGAATCAGGGTCGTGCAGCAACACGTTGGTGTCTAAGATATAAGTCTTTCTCATGGGCGTTTATCCTCTTATTGAACGTCAGGTTAGTTATAGATAACCCAAAGCCAAACCAAAAAAGACATTTACCTAATAAAAACGCAAGGATGCATTATACCGCCTGATACTCACTAGTATGCCACAAACTTCCGCTTTTGCAAAGCGATTTTCCTTGGAGAAGATATCCGATGCTCGGATGGAATGGTGGGCTTTTGTTAAAACTAACTAAATATTAACAAATACGACATTGGCCTATAATATTGTTTTTCTACATAAATCAATAAAGGGTTTATCTTGACGTTGGTAGTGAAGAGTGCCGGGTGAGCTTCGAACTGGGATGATTTGTAGGAGGCTTAAGATGTGGTACATTATCTTTTTTACCCTGGGGGCAGTGGTGGGAAGTCTCGCAACCTTCCTGAGGTACGAGACCAAATGCCGGGATTGTGGCGTACGGGAAAACTGCGAAGAATTCCCTTAACATGGTCTTATCTTATTGTAATTTTTAAATCTATTTTACGAAAAACGAAAGACGGTATAAGGCAAACTCCTCCGCCCAGGCATGAAAATCCTTTTGCCTGACGTGCAAACCCAAAAACCCCGGGCCGGGAGTTAACCGGCGGTCTTGGCTTTGGTGGCCGCGTCTGCGGCGTCCACCGTGGCCGCCCGTTCAGCCTTGACTTCGGCCATCAGGTCACAAACCTGCTCACCAGCCTCCGCGGCAAACTCCTTGATGGTATCGGCCAGTACCAGGTAGCCCTTGATCAAGGTCTTGGCCAGGGGGCGAGAGACGGCTGCTACTGCCGGCAGGACAATGGGCGCCGCCATGGCTACCCCCAAGACCACCAGAATGCTGGGCACTGCACCTTTCAAACCGTCATCCATAAGAGCCATGGGTGGCCTCCTTTAATCTTTAAGCATCTCATGCAAACCTAATGAAAAACTAACGAAAAATCAACCGCAGCCTCAACGTTATCTAACCGATATATATCTATAATCGACTTATGAATTATCATGATCAGATTTACCAGGCCTTTTGGCAAGGGATGGTCCGCCTGGTGATCTTGCACCAGGCCTCCCAAGGTCCGATTTATGGCGGCAAGTTAAGCAAATTCCTCCGGGAGCAGGGCTATGCCATTAGCCCCGGCAGCCTCTATCCCCTCCTGCACCTGCTGGAAAAGGCGAGCTTTTTGACCTCCCGCCTCAAAGTTTACCGGGGCCGGGTGCGAAAGTATTATGAGATTACCCTTGAGGGTCGAGCCTGTCTGGATCTGGTGCGCCGGGAAGTAAGGGACCTGGCCAAAGAAGTTATCCTGGGGGAAGATACCACCCCGCATTCGCCTCCTGTGCCGTCCCTTCCCAAGACAGAAGATGCCGATTAGCCTGTAATAAGCAAGGGTGGCTGGCGTCGTTTCCCACGCCGATCTTTAAAAAGTGCTCTTTTTTCCTCTCCCAATCGAGGGGAGCGGTTTGGGGTGGAATTAAATAAGCCGAACAAATTCCCCCGGCCCTCCCAATTTCAAGATAAAATAATGCAATGTTTATTCTCGGGTTTAACCGATAGAGCAAATATCAACCCTACGTCGAACCAGCCCCGGCTGCTCTTGAGGAATTGGCTATGTATTTAAAAGAATATCAGCGCAAACTCACCACCCCGGAGCAGGCGATGGAGCCCGTCCCTAACGCGGCCACCATCGTCCACGGCATGGCCAGCGGCGAACCCCCGGCGCTGCTCGCGGCCCTGGCCCAGCGGGTGCGGCAGGGGGGCCTTCGGGACCTCAAGGTCTACTCGCTGCTGCCCATGAAGAACGCCGGCACCACCATTTTATCCCCGGATTTGGCGGGCCTGATTCAGCCCCATTGTTGGTTCGTCAGCGGCGCGGACCGGGACCAGGTGAGAGCCGGCACTCATGTCTTCGTGCCTAACCAGTTCCATCAAATCCCGCGGCTGATCCGGGATTTCATGCACGTAGACGTCACGGTCACTACCGTCTCCCCCATGGATAAAGCCGGGTTTTTCAGCTTCGGGACCGTCAACGATTACATCACCACCGCGGCCCTCCATTGCAAGCGGCTCGTCGTGGAGGTCAATCGCCATATGCCCCGGGTCTTTGGAGAATCCCTGCTCCACGTTTCCGAGGTAGACGCCATCGTGGAATATGACACCCCCCTGGTTGAACTTATTCCTAACCCGCCCAAGCCCGAAGCCGAGATCATCGGGCGCCACATTGCCGAAATGGTGCCGGACGGCGCCACTATTCAACTGGGCTTGGGGGGCATTCCCAATGCAGTCTGCCATTACCTGGAGGGGCATAAGGATCTGGGAATTCACTCCGAGTTGATGTGCCCGGGGATGGTCCACCTGATCAAAAAAGGGGTGATCACCGGGCGCAAAAAAAATCTGCATAACCGCAAGCACGTCTTTACCAACGCCATAGGCGACCGGGAGATGTACGAATTCATGAATGACAACCCCAGCATGGAGAGCTACCCCGTTTCCCACACCAACAACCCCCGAGTCATTGCAGCCAACAACAACATGATATCCATCAACTCAACCATTGAAGTGGATTTATTGGGGCAGTGCAACTCGGAGTATATGGGAGGGTTTGAATTCAGCGGCACCGGGGGCCAGTTGGATTACGTACGGGGAGCCTTTGATTCCAAGGGGGGGAAATCCATCATCGCCTTTTATTCCACGGCCCACAACGGCGAGGTCTCCCGGGTGGTGCCTCGCTTCGCCCCGGGCACGGTGGTCACTACACCCCGCATGGACACCCATTACCTGGTCACCGAATATGGCGCGGTCAACTTGATGGGCAAGTCCACCTGCGAGCGAGCCCTGGAGATCGTCAAGCTGGCCCATCCCAAATTTAGGGACAGCCTGATGGAGGAAGCCAGGAAGATGTGTTTGGCATAAGCCGCGGCGCTACGACTTACACCAGATGGTTCAGAATAGCCGGCTTTAACCGCTTCACTTATAAGGCCACAGGAACAGCCCGGTGGGGTCATCCATCTGGCGCACCAGCGGCGTGGCCGACTTATATTCCTGGATGGCAAACTCGCAGGCGAAGGCCAGGGTGCCTTCGGCAAGATGCCCCCCGAGGGCCAAGCCGTCATGGTCGGACAGGGTGACGTGGGCATGGACCATAGGCTTGCCGTCTTTTAGCGAAATGTTGCCGGTAAGAGACAAAATTTCTAAAGGACGAGCCAAATCCAGGAAGTAATATTTGCGCTCCGTCTGGTTGTAATAGCCCACCCGAGCTTTAGTGACCGCGCCGATGGCCTGGACTTCTCCCAGGGTGATGCCGTGCTCCCGGGCGCAATTCTCCAAAGCCGCCAGCAAGTCCTCGCCTTTGGCCAGCCGCCCGATGATCTTGCGGCCAGGGGTTACGGTGATGTTCATGGTGCTTCCTCCTTGAGTTAAGGACATGCCTTTAAGGACACCACGTGGATAATCGTCTGATCCTCTCCGCAAAAGCCAGACCTGGCGCAGCAGCCTTCCTTACATAATAAGAGGCTGAAGCTTTGGGGTAAATAGCCCCTAAAAAATGGCGGGGTAACCCCGCCATTTTTTCAGTCTTAAGGTTACTTACGGCAGCATGAACTTGAACCAGTAGGCCTGGAGCAGGGTGATGACGGAGATGACCAGGACCATGGCGATGCTGTGCTTCAAGGTAAACCGAAAGATGGTGCCTTCCTCCCCCACCAGGCCCGTAGCGGCGGTAGCCACGGAGATGCTCTGGGGCGAAATCATCTTGCCGGTCACGCCCCCGCTGGAGTTGGCTGCCACCATGAGATTGGGGTCCACCCCGATTTGTTGCGCCGTGGTCTTTTGCAGGGAGCCGAACAGGGCGTTGGAGGAGGTGTCGGAGCCGGTGAGAAACACCCCCAACCAGCCCAGGATCGGCGAGAAGAGGGGGAACAACACCCCGGTGGCAGTGAAGGCCAGGCCCAGGGTTGAACTCATGGCGGAGTAGTTCATGATATAGGCCAACCCGAGGATCATGGAAATGGTCAAGATGGCCCACTTCAAGGTTTTGATGGTCCGGCCCAGGCAGGCAAAGGCCTTGCCGAATCCGTAGTTGGGAAGGACCAGGATCGACAGCAGTCCGGCGATAAAGATGGCGGTGCCCGCCGCAGTGCCGATATTCACATTGAAGACCGCGGGGTAGGGCACATCCTTGGCCACGATGGGCGCGGTCTTGATCACCAGCTTGTGCAGCAGTGGCCAGTCGAACGTAGTGCCGAAAGGCTTCAGGAAAACCTTGATCGAATCCAATCCCCACAGGAACACCATAATAGCCAGGATACCGTAAGGCACCCAGGCACGGATCACTTCACCCGTGGAAAAGCGACAGGTTATCTGTTCCGTGGGGGCCACCCCGGAGAACCGCCAGATGGTGGGCGGCTTCCAAAACCGGAGGAAGAGACCCAAGCCGGCGATGGTGACGATGGCCGAGATAATGTCAGGCAGATAAGGGCCGACGAAATTGGAGACCACGAATTGAGAAACCGCGAAGCACAAACCGGTGACGATAATGGCCGGCAAAACCTCCATGGCGGATTTCCACCCGCTCATGGTCACCACCAGCCACAGGGGCACGATCACGGATAAAAGGGGCAACTGACGCCCGACGATCTTGCTGATATGCATCATGTCAAGGCCGGTAACCCCCGCGGCCACCACGATGGGGATGCCGATGGCGCCGAAGGCCACCGGTGCGGTGTTGGCGATCAGGCAGACACCGGCAGCGTACACAGGTTGAAATCCAAGACCCACCAGCATGGCCGCGGTGATGGCCACCGGGGTGCCGAAACCCGCGGTTCCTTCGATGAAGGAGCCGAACGCGAAGGCGATGAACAAGGCCTGCAAACGACGGTCATCGGTGATGCAGGCCAGGGAATTTTTGATGATCTCAAACTCCCCGGACTCCACCGACATGTTGTACACCCAGATGGCCGTAATGACGATCCAGACGATGGGGAAAAGGCCGAACAACATACCGTTAAGGGTGGCCATGACTGCGAGTTGCACGGGCATGCCCCAGATAATGATGGCCAGCAAGATGGCCGCCGAAGTGCCGAAAAAGGCGGCATGGTGTCCTTTGGACCGCCTGATCCCCAGCATGTAAAGGAGAATGAAGAGAGGGATGGCGGCCACCAACGCCGAGATGCCCAGGTTACCCAGGGGGTTGTAATTTTGCAGCCAGGTCATTAGGTTACCCTCCGATAGAGAAATGCTTTAAATAATATTAAAAGATGAACCCGGCTCGGGGCCGGCTCTCATCCCACCTTCCTCAATCCTGCGCAGCCTCTTGGGCCTCCGCGACGACTTCGGCGATGTGCTTGACCTTGACCGGGCTTTTGCGCTTGTCCATGCCACCCTTGAGTTGCAGCACGCAGCCGGGGCAGTCGGTGACCAATAAATCCGCACCGGTTTCCTCCACCGCGTCCAGTTTCTTCTTGAGCAACTCGGCGGAGAGCTCCGGGAAATCCATGGAAAAGGTCCCACCCATGCCGCAGCAGGTGTCTTCGTCCCTGGCAGGCAGGTATTCCAGGCCGGCGATGGCCAGCAAATCCCGGGGCTCCTGCACCACGCCCATCCCCCGGCAGAGGTGGCAGGGGGAGTGGTAGGCCACTTTCTTTTTGCCGCCCCTGAAGCGCTTAGGCGTAACTTTGAGGACCTGGGTCAGAAACGAGCTGAAGTCGATGAGCTTGCTCACAAGCTGGTCGGCTTTTACGGCCGCAGGCGTACCGGCCAGCAGCTTGGGGTAGGCTTCTTTGATGTGGGAGCCGCAGGAGGCGCATAGGGTCAGGATGTAATCGTAATCCGCCGGGTCCAAGGCCGCGAGGTTCTGGAGAGCCACTTCCTTGGCCACGTCTTTTTCCGCCATCATCTTGGCGGGCAAGCCGCAGCAGGTCTGCTCCATGGGATACTCAACCTGCACCCCCTGGTCCTTCAAGGCCTTGAGCAGGGCAATCCCCTGTTCGGGGTAAACAAAGTCCACCAGACAGCCGCCAAACAGGGCCACCCGGTAACGGGGGTTGTCCACCTTCTGATAAAGCTTAGGCCACAGGTCCCGGAAGGGGGTGCGGGCGATGACCGGCAGGCTTCGGAAGTCGTGCTCTTTGCCGAAAAAGAAGGGCAGGTGCCGGATGAACCCATCCCCCCGGGCCAGGGGCTTCTGGGCCAGAGAGGCCCGGCGCAGGATAAAATGGAAGAGTTTGCGATCCTTCAGGACCCGGCGCAGCAGTTTATTTTTCAGAGGCAGCTTCTCTTCGCCTTGCAAAACCTGGCAATAGGTTTCCTTGATAAGATGGGGAAGATCGATGCCCGCAGGGCATATCGCTTTACAGGCCTGGCAGTTGAGACAGTTCTGTACGATGGCCCGGTCGTTTTTGCGGCCATGGTAAAAATAGGTGAGGATCAGGCCGATGGCGCCGATATAGACGTGGCCGTAGTTGTGGCCACCCACCAGGCTGTAAATCGGGCAGACGTTGGCGCAGGAGCCGCAGCGCACGCATCGCAGGGCCTGGGAAAAAATGGGGTCCCGGGAGATGGCCAGGCGGCCGTTGTCCAGAAAGACGACGTGCATCTCCTTCTGGCCGCCGGTCGCGGTCCGGCACTCGTTGGCCCCGGTGATCCAGGAGACGTAAGACGTGATAATCTGGCCGGTAGCCCGAGGCGGCAAGATCTTGAGAATCCGCAGGGCGGAATGCAGATCTGGCACCAGCTTGTCCACCCCCACCAGGGCCACGTGGACCCGGGGCAGGGTGGTGGTCAGGCGAGCGTTGCCTTCGTTGCTGATGATGCCCAAGCTGCCGGTCGCGGCGATGGCGAAATTGGCCCCGGAAATCCCCATATCCGCGGTCAGGAAGGCCTTGCGCAACTCCTTGCGGGCCACCTTCACCAGATTGCCGATGTCGGGTTCCTGAGGTTCACCCGTAACTTTGCTGAATAAATCCGCCACCTCCTGCCGGGACAGGTGGATGGCCGGCATGACCATGTGGGACGGCCCTTCGTGGCGTAGCTGGATGATCCACTCCCCCAGGTCCGTTTCCACCACCTCGTAGCCATCTTTTTCCAGATGGTCGTTCAGAAAGGTCTCTTCTGCGGTCATGGACTTGGATTTGACGATCTTCTTGACCTGGTTATCCCGGGCGATGGCGGCGATGATCTCGTTGGCCTCCCTGGCGGTGGCGGCCAGATGGACCTTCACCCCGGCGGCTTCAGCCTTGGCCTTGAAGGCCTGGTAAAGCTCTTCCAGGTGGGGCAGGGCCTCGTCCTTACCTTTAGCGATCTCCCGGCGCAAGCCCTCCACGTCCACTCCCTGAAAGATGCGGCCCTGGGCTTCTTTGTAAGCCGAGGCAAAGGTGCCCATGGCGGAGCGCAGAAATTTGTTATCCAGGGCCTTCTTCAGACGCTTTTTGTATTCCTTAAGGTTTTGGGCCGTGTCGATCATGATTCCTGGTCCTTTAAAATGAGTACGTGTAATTCCTGAGGGCCGTGGACGCCGATGGTGAGGACCCGTTCGATGTCGGCGGTGCGGGAGGCCCCGGTTATGAAGGCCACGTAACTGGGGGGGGACGCCATCAAACGGACCAGGTCCGCTTCCAAGGCCTCGGAATCAGGCCTAAGGCGAGACAAGGGTAAGACCGCAATATGGATTTCCGCCAGCATGGTGGCCAGACGCAGGTCTTCGGAGCCGGAGTCCAACACCAGGGTGCCGGTGGCGGCGATGCCCCAGTCGGCCAGGGTGAGGGCCGTGTGCAGGTTGGCGGCGTGTTCTCGCAGGTTATCCATAACCAGATTCACTCCGGCCTGGGAGCAAGCTTTTTCCAGGTCTGCCCGGTCTTGGCCGTCCCAACCGAAGGCCGCCATGGATTTGCCCCCTTGTTTTGTGGTAAGATCCGCGGCATAATCGAAGGCCGCGGTCACATCGGTGATCTCGGAGATCACTACCTGGACGGCCGCGGCCTTTTCCTTGAAGAGGTTCAGGTCAGTCTGTGGCCCCATAGTTAAGCGCCTCTATTTGTGGGTGGAAGTTTGGCGGTGGCCGGAGGGGGTCACCTGTTTTATGGTCTTACCAGCATGAAATAAGCGCTAAACTAAGAGGTTTGGTCATTGGTCAGACCACTTGACAATATGGTATGAAACCATAAAATAGTTGTCAAGGGAAAAAATTGCCGGGGCGCAATTTTTAGGTTCAAAGGAGGAGCATGGCGGCGTTACTTAAGCCCATCAAGGTGAAGCGGGTTTCGGACCAGGCCTATGAGCAGATCCGGGACCTCATATTTCGGGGTCAACTCAAACCCGGGGAGCAAATCATGCCCGAACGGGAACTGGCCCAGGCCCTGGGGGTGAGCCGCCCCACGGTGCGGGAAGCCATCAAGCAGCTCGTCACCATGGGACTCCTGGAACATCGCCAGGGACAAGGCACTTACGTGCGCTCCATTCAAGATCAGCGGGGACTTAATCCGTTAGCCGCCATGATCGAAGGTCACAGCCCCACCCTGGAGGAACTCCTGGAGGTGAGGATGGGACTGGAAGGCCAGGCAGTAACTCTGGCGGCCCAGCGGGCCACTCCAGAAGACCTCCAGGTATTGGAGAAGGCTCTGGCCCACATGCTGGAGGAAAACCGGGCCGGGCGCCTGGGTATCGAAGAAGACGTGTCCTTCCACATGGCCATCGCCTTTGCCACCAAGAATACGGTGCAGGTCCACATCATGAAGACGTTTTACGACCTGCTGCATTACGGCATCAAAGAGAACCTCTCCTATCTCTATGAGGACCCCGCCAATCTGATTATTATCGGGCAGCAACATACCGAGATCTTCCAGGGCATTAAGGCTCACGATCCCGAGGCGGCCTACGCCGCCATGAAACGGCATATCACCTTTGTCCTAGACTTCTTCCAGGAACGGCAGAGCCAAACCCCCCTGCCGGAAAGCGCCGCATTGGGACGCAAATCGAATTGACGCACTGCTTCCCGTACCGCTAGAGATCAGACCACCTGGCCAGAAAATGATTATTCTCGAATATTAAATTGGTCTTACCAATTGACATTGGCGCTGGGAGAGAATATCATTTACACAAGTAATAGCCCTACCCTCCCCCACAAGGAGACCGATATGGTCAGTGATAGCCTGGTAAAAGAATTTCAGCGGCTCCTGGGAAAGGACCAGGTCTTTCTCCAGGAAACCGACCGCCTTACCTATGCCTATGACGCCGCGGTGTTGGAACCCGTCCTGCCGGCCCTGGTGGTCAGGCCCAAGTCCACCGAGCTTTTGGGACAGGTGGTGCAGGTGTGCAACGACAACGGCCTGCCGTTGACCGTGCGGGGCGCCGGAACGAATCTGAGCGGCGGCACCATCCCCCTCCCCGGGGGCGTGGTGGTGCTCACCAATGCCCTCAACCAGATTCTGGAGATCAACGCCGAAGACCTCTATGCCGTGGTCCAGCCCGGGGTCATCACCGCCAAGCTGGCCCAGGCCGTGGAAGCCAAGGGCCTGTTTTACCCCCCCGATCCCGGCAGTATGGCCGTTTCCACCCTGGGCGGCAATGTGGCGGAAAATGCCGGAGGCTTGCGCGGGCTCAAATACGGGGTCACCCTGGATTACATCATGGGCCTCAATTTCTTCTCCGCCGCAGGCGACGTGGTGAAGACCGGCTCCCGCACCGTCAAATGCGTCACCGGTTATAATCTCACCGGCCTGTTGGTGGGCTCCGAGGGCACCCTGGGGGTCATCTCCGAGATTATCCTCAAGCTCATTCCCCTGCCCCAAGCCCGGAAGGCCATGCTGGCCACCTTCGAGGACGTCGCCCAGGCCTCCGAGACCGTGGCCGCCATCATCGCCAACCGCATCGTCCCGGCCACCCTGGAATTCCTGGATAACTTCACCATCCGCGCCGTAGAGGATTACAGCCACGCCGGGCTGCCGGTTGAGGCCGCGGCCCTGTTGCTTATCGAGGTGGACGGCCATCCCGCGGTGGTGGCGGAAGAGGCCGAGAAGGTGGAGGCCATCTGCCGGAGCCACGGCGCCACCGCAGTGCACGCCGCCAAAGACGACGCCGAGCGGGACCGGGTCTGGAGCGCCCGGCGCGCGGCGCTTTCGGCCCTGGCCAAGCTAAAACCCACCGTGGTCTTAGAGGACGCCACCGTGCCGCGCAGCAAAATCCCGGCCATGATTCGGGCCATCGTTGAGATCAGCCAGCGCTTTGACCTGCCCATCGGCACCTTCGGCCACGCCGGGGACGGCAATCTCCATCCCACCATCCTGACAGACCGCAGGAACGTCTCCGAGTGGCATCGGGTGGAGGCCGCGGTGGACGCCATTTTCGAGGCGGCCCTGGGGTTTGGGGGGACGCTCTCCGGAGAACACGGCATCGGCCTGGCCAAATCCCGGTTCATGGAAAAAGAAGTGGGCCGCGGCACCATTCTCTACTCCAAGCGCATCAAGGCGGCCCTGGACCCCAAGAACATCCTCAACCCCGGGAAGAGCATAGGAGAATAAAAGAAGCTGTCAGCTTTCAGCTATCAGCAGTCAGCTAAAAAAACGAAATTATCCCCATCGCCAAGGATTTTTCCAGCTGACGGCTGATCGCTCATGAGGAGAATAATATGTCCAGCATCAAAGAGCTGGCCCGGCTCATGAAGGAATTGGAAGCCCAACTGGTTTCGTGCATGCGCTGCGGCCTGTGCCAGGCGGTGTGCCCGCTGTTCGCCGAAACCGGACGGGAGGCCGATGTGGCCCGGGGCAAGCTGGCTCTCCTGGACGGCCTGGCCCAAGAAATCCTCAAGAATCCCCAGGGGGTCCAGGATCATCTGAACCGCTGCCTGTTGTGCGGCTCTTGTGCCGCCAACTGCCCCAGCGGCGTCAAAGTCCTGGATATTTTTATCAAGGCCCGGGCCATCCTGGCCGGCTATTTGGGGTTGTCTCCCGTGAAGAAAGCCATCTTCCGGGGTTTATTGAGCAAGCCGGACTGGTTCAACCGCATCCTGGCCTGGGGCGCCAAGTTCCAGGGAATTTTTGTCAAGCCGGTGGATGACTTACTGGGCTCATCATGCGCCCGTTTCATGTCGCCGCTCCTGGCCGACCGGCACTTTAAAGCCCTGGCCCCCGTGCCCTGGCACCGGCAGATCCCCCGGCGGGACACCGCGCCCGGGGCCTCAGGCCTCAAGGTAGCCTTCTTTGTGGGCTGCCTCATCGACAAAATCTTTCCTCAGGTGGGGGAGGCAACGCTCACCGTATTGGAGCACCACGGCGTGGGTGTCTATCTGCCGGCCAGCCAGGGATGCTGCGGCATTCCGGCCCTGTCCAGCGGCGACACTCAAACCTTCCAGGAACTGGTCCGCCTCAACCTGGAACTCCTGGATGATCCAGCCGTGCCTTGCGACTATCTGGTCACGGCCTGCGCCACCTGCAGCTCCACCATTAAAAAACTCTGGCCGCTCATGATGCAGGACGCGAGCCTAGCAGAGCAGAAAAAGGTCGCCGACCTGGCGGCCCGCACCCTGGATATCAGCCAGTTTCTGGTGGATAAAGTGGGGGTGACGCCCGCGGCGCCAGGCTCGGAGGACGGCAAGATCGCCATCACTTATCACGATCCCTGCCACCTGAAAAAATCCCTGGGGGTGGCGGCCCAGCCCCGAGTGCTGCTCCAGGCCAACCCCGGATATGTCCTGAAAGAGATGTCCGAATCCGATTGGTGTTGCGGCTGCGGCGGCAGCTTCAATCTCCAGCACTATGAGACCTCGGCGGCCATCGGCACACGTAAACGGGACAACATCGTTAAATCCCATAGCCGGGTGGTGGCCACGGGCTGCCCCGCCTGCATGCTGCAAATCACCGACATGCTGTCCCAGGCCGGGATGCGGATCACGGTGAAACATGCAGTGGAGATTTACGCCGAGGCCCTAAAAAAGTAACACCCCCATGAAAAACCGTGAAAGGCAGGGTCAGAGGCCGCCCTGCCTTTTCTCCTCTTTACCAACCACCTTCCGATCGTCATGTTTCCATGGCTGCTTGCGGCTACGAAAAAATATGGGGCAAGGACTGGCAGCAGGCTGCTCACGCTCTTAACTTAAGGGCAAATCCGTGAACGCTGGGCCCGCAGTTATCTGCAGGGCATAACCGGTGCAGCCATAGGGCTCGGAGAACGACATTTTAATGGTTGCAGTTTCGAAGGAGTGTGGCATGCCCCTGGACCCGATACAGGTGGTTATTTATGATGCTCCCGCGGCCAAGGGCACAAGCTGCGCCTGCGGTTGTGGCGGCCACCACCAGCATGGCGAAGCGGACGACCCCTTGGCCGGGGTCAGCATGGAGATGCAAGCCAGGGCCCTGGCCATGACCCTGGACACCGCGTTCCCCGGCAAAGTGCAGGTGGAGTACATCAATGTATTGAATGACGTTAGGGGGCCGAGCCTGCCTCAAACGGCGCTGCTCTGCTCCCTGTCCTACCCCAGCCCGCTGATCTATATCAACGGTGAGGGACGCTTCGCCGGAGCCCTCCTCCCGGAGCGCATCCGGGATGAAGTAGAAAAGATCCTGGCGGGGCAATAAAGATACGGCGCAAACTGCCCACGCCAGGGGCGGCATCTCTATGAAATCCAGTACTTATCCGGCCTTCCTCCGGCCTTAGCCTGACCGCGACTTTTTGGACCGGCGCGCCCCTTGGGCACGATGGAGGATGGTTTCCTCATTAGACTCACGTCTCCTGCGTTGTAATTCGGCGAGCGCAGAGCTATGATTCTCCATCTGGTATTCCACCTGAAAGCGAGGCGATTTTTGGGGCGCCTCTTGCGAGAGTTGCCATGTGGCTTGGCGCCATAGTTCAGCCCTGAGCATGCACTC
This sequence is a window from Desulfobaccales bacterium. Protein-coding genes within it:
- the ldhH gene encoding L-lactate dehydrogenase (quinone) large subunit LdhH → MIDTAQNLKEYKKRLKKALDNKFLRSAMGTFASAYKEAQGRIFQGVDVEGLRREIAKGKDEALPHLEELYQAFKAKAEAAGVKVHLAATAREANEIIAAIARDNQVKKIVKSKSMTAEETFLNDHLEKDGYEVVETDLGEWIIQLRHEGPSHMVMPAIHLSRQEVADLFSKVTGEPQEPDIGNLVKVARKELRKAFLTADMGISGANFAIAATGSLGIISNEGNARLTTTLPRVHVALVGVDKLVPDLHSALRILKILPPRATGQIITSYVSWITGANECRTATGGQKEMHVVFLDNGRLAISRDPIFSQALRCVRCGSCANVCPIYSLVGGHNYGHVYIGAIGLILTYFYHGRKNDRAIVQNCLNCQACKAICPAGIDLPHLIKETYCQVLQGEEKLPLKNKLLRRVLKDRKLFHFILRRASLAQKPLARGDGFIRHLPFFFGKEHDFRSLPVIARTPFRDLWPKLYQKVDNPRYRVALFGGCLVDFVYPEQGIALLKALKDQGVQVEYPMEQTCCGLPAKMMAEKDVAKEVALQNLAALDPADYDYILTLCASCGSHIKEAYPKLLAGTPAAVKADQLVSKLIDFSSFLTQVLKVTPKRFRGGKKKVAYHSPCHLCRGMGVVQEPRDLLAIAGLEYLPARDEDTCCGMGGTFSMDFPELSAELLKKKLDAVEETGADLLVTDCPGCVLQLKGGMDKRKSPVKVKHIAEVVAEAQEAAQD
- a CDS encoding lactate utilization protein, whose product is MGPQTDLNLFKEKAAAVQVVISEITDVTAAFDYAADLTTKQGGKSMAAFGWDGQDRADLEKACSQAGVNLVMDNLREHAANLHTALTLADWGIAATGTLVLDSGSEDLRLATMLAEIHIAVLPLSRLRPDSEALEADLVRLMASPPSYVAFITGASRTADIERVLTIGVHGPQELHVLILKDQES
- a CDS encoding FadR/GntR family transcriptional regulator, translating into MAALLKPIKVKRVSDQAYEQIRDLIFRGQLKPGEQIMPERELAQALGVSRPTVREAIKQLVTMGLLEHRQGQGTYVRSIQDQRGLNPLAAMIEGHSPTLEELLEVRMGLEGQAVTLAAQRATPEDLQVLEKALAHMLEENRAGRLGIEEDVSFHMAIAFATKNTVQVHIMKTFYDLLHYGIKENLSYLYEDPANLIIIGQQHTEIFQGIKAHDPEAAYAAMKRHITFVLDFFQERQSQTPLPESAALGRKSN
- a CDS encoding FAD-linked oxidase C-terminal domain-containing protein; this encodes MVSDSLVKEFQRLLGKDQVFLQETDRLTYAYDAAVLEPVLPALVVRPKSTELLGQVVQVCNDNGLPLTVRGAGTNLSGGTIPLPGGVVVLTNALNQILEINAEDLYAVVQPGVITAKLAQAVEAKGLFYPPDPGSMAVSTLGGNVAENAGGLRGLKYGVTLDYIMGLNFFSAAGDVVKTGSRTVKCVTGYNLTGLLVGSEGTLGVISEIILKLIPLPQARKAMLATFEDVAQASETVAAIIANRIVPATLEFLDNFTIRAVEDYSHAGLPVEAAALLLIEVDGHPAVVAEEAEKVEAICRSHGATAVHAAKDDAERDRVWSARRAALSALAKLKPTVVLEDATVPRSKIPAMIRAIVEISQRFDLPIGTFGHAGDGNLHPTILTDRRNVSEWHRVEAAVDAIFEAALGFGGTLSGEHGIGLAKSRFMEKEVGRGTILYSKRIKAALDPKNILNPGKSIGE
- a CDS encoding (Fe-S)-binding protein, whose translation is MSSIKELARLMKELEAQLVSCMRCGLCQAVCPLFAETGREADVARGKLALLDGLAQEILKNPQGVQDHLNRCLLCGSCAANCPSGVKVLDIFIKARAILAGYLGLSPVKKAIFRGLLSKPDWFNRILAWGAKFQGIFVKPVDDLLGSSCARFMSPLLADRHFKALAPVPWHRQIPRRDTAPGASGLKVAFFVGCLIDKIFPQVGEATLTVLEHHGVGVYLPASQGCCGIPALSSGDTQTFQELVRLNLELLDDPAVPCDYLVTACATCSSTIKKLWPLMMQDASLAEQKKVADLAARTLDISQFLVDKVGVTPAAPGSEDGKIAITYHDPCHLKKSLGVAAQPRVLLQANPGYVLKEMSESDWCCGCGGSFNLQHYETSAAIGTRKRDNIVKSHSRVVATGCPACMLQITDMLSQAGMRITVKHAVEIYAEALKK